A single window of Sparus aurata chromosome 22, fSpaAur1.1, whole genome shotgun sequence DNA harbors:
- the LOC115574582 gene encoding uncharacterized protein LOC115574582, giving the protein MVEFRWIQISFLLTRVLQITAAVPGPFTLSFRDGAEVNLTCANVTDDSCGSTTWLFSSFLHTTTLFEYGQIHKDISSGSRLSVTEKCSLVIKKVTTTDAGQYTCRHFRSGQNISETSVILFVVSGKETGEDATAATTEPPTKRTMGKNWWWCVFVFVGLAAVLMIVAAVVRWRRTKANEKGMDDNVADPEDGIRYASISYMRKTNSKARIQGDDDDDDGDAVTYSTVNASSCSARGSADPSSLYSTVNKPD; this is encoded by the exons ATGGTTGAATTCAGATGgattcaaatttcttttttactgACCAGAGTGCTCCAGATCACAG cagctgtacCTGGACCATTCACCCTCTCTTTCAGGGATGGAGCTGAGGTCAACTTGACTTGTGCAAATGTGACGGATGACAGCTGTGGCAGCACCACCTGGCTCTTCAGTTCTTTCCTACACACCACTACACTTTTCGAATATGGGCAGATTCACAAAGACATCAGTTCAGGCAGCAGGCTGAGTGTCACAGAGAAGTGTTCTCTGGTTATAAAGAAGGTCACAACGACTGATGCTGGTCAatacacatgcagacatttcagATCAggacaaaacatttcagaaactTCTGTGATTCTGTTTGTCGTCAGCG GGAAGGAAACGG GTGAAGACGCGACGGCAGCAACAACCGAACCGCCAACTAAAAGAACAATGGGGAAGA ATTGGTGGTGGTGCGTCTTTGTGTTCGTGGGTTTAGCAGCAGTCCTGATGATTGTTGCCGCGGTCGTGAGATGGAGGAGAACTAAAG CAAACGAAAAAGGGATGGATGACAACGTT GCTGACCCTGAGGATGGTATTCGCTACGCCTCCATCAGCTACATGAGGAAGACCAACAGTAAAGCTCGG ATTcagggtgatgatgatgatgacgatggcGATGCGGTGACCTACAGCACCGTCAACGCTTCCTCCTGTTCTGCTAGAGGCTCTGCTGATCCCAGCAGCCTCTACTCCACAGTCAACAAACCAGACTGA
- the LOC115573519 gene encoding uncharacterized protein LOC115573519, with amino-acid sequence MFLQPILLLLFTGVTRQDFVSVIVQEGGDVTLPCETATNDLHNCAHTAWSFSPTPRASARNLVVQGQTDEKAKAKDRLSVTENCSLVVKKVTVEDVGLYICSGTLDLSVIKVTEHEDGDRVTLNCSVWTQGRCLHTVKWFFRTNDVGTDHKDLKTTQSNCSSNVTFKTSHFIYESKNYNLLKCNVTDGYNRKVQQFTFKSEPSGSGNKETKPERDILHQPLYLWWLYVVAAVGLAALLITVVVLIRRKRNKGNKTQTDENMADPEDVSYTSVSFTKNTNSKARVRGAEEAVTYSTVKTPSSSAGASIDPKSLYATIN; translated from the exons atgtttttgcagCCGATTCTCCTGCTTCTCTTTACCG GAGTAACACGACAAGACTTTGTCTCCGTCATTGTCCAGGAAGGAGGTGATGTCACTTTACCATGTGAAACTGCGACAAATGATCTCCATAACTGTGCCCATACTGCCTGGAGCTTCAGTCCTACTCCTAGAGCATCAGCAAGAAATCTGGTTGTACAGGGGCAGACTGATGAAAAAGCCAAAGCTAAAGACAGACTGAGTGTTACAGAGAACTGTTCTCTGGTTGTAAAGAAGGTCACAGTCGAGGATGTCGGTCTTTACATCTGTAGTGGCACACTTGATCTGTCTGTTATTAAAG TCACCGAACATGAGGATGGCGACAGGGTGACATTAAACTGCTCTGTGTGGACTCAAGGACGGTGTCTACACACAGTGAAGTGGTTCTTCAGGACTAATGATGTGGGTACGGACCACAAGGACCTGAAGACAACACAGTCTAACTGCTCGTCCAATGTGACCTTTAAGACATCTCATTTTATTTACGAATCAAAGAATTATAATTTATTAAAGTGTAATGTGACAGATGGTTACAACAGAAAAGTGCAGCAGTTTACCTTCAAGTCTGAGCCCTCAG gATCTGGAAACAAGGAGACAAAGCCAGAACGTGATATCCTTCATCAACCTCTTT ATTTGTGGTGGTTGTATGTCGTTGCGGCTGTTGGCTTAGCTGCACTCTTAATAACTGTTGTGGTACTCATTAGACGGAAGAGAAATAAAG GGAACAAAACACAGACGGACGAAAACATG GCTGATCCTGAAGATGTTTCCTACACTTCCGTCAGCTTCACCAAGAATACCAACAGTAAAGCCCGG GTTCGAGGTGCTGAAGAGGCGGTGACCTACAGCACTGTGAAAACTCCCTCCTCTTCTGCTGGAGCCTCTATTGATCCAAAAAGCCTGTATGCTACCATCAACTGA